Sequence from the Candidatus Acidiferrales bacterium genome:
GGCTTCATGCTCGCGGGCGCAATGGCGCTCTTCTCTCCGGCGGCGTGGGGGAACGCATTTCTGGCGGCCGGTTTCGGCGGCCTCCATATCCTTTTCGGCATCCTCATCGCCAGGAGGCACGGTGGCTAAACAGAGCGGTTTGGCGCTGGAACGTCAGTCGAAAATGGGCGGCGCGACGCGCGAGCCCCGATTGAATCGTGGCGAGATGCGCGCCGTGCGCGGCCTCGGGGGAACGAGGGGCCCCAGGGAACTCGACCGGCTCATTCACGAGCGCACGCGGCTCGGGATCGTGAGCGCGCTTGCCGTCAACGAGTGCTTGGCCTTCAACGATCTGAAGAGATTGCTCGAAACAACCGATGGCAATCTGAGCGTGCACGCGCGCAAGCTCGAGGAAGCGCAGTACATCGCCTGCCAGAAGTCCTTTCGGGGCCGCGTTCCGAGGACCGAGTACCGCTTGACGGCAGGCGGACGCCGGGCGCTCGAACGCTATCTCGATCACATGGAGGCCCTCATTCGCACAGCGCGGGAAGGGTAGGCGCGGAAAATTTTTTTGGGATTATACTTTGCCGTACAAAGTGATTTACCGATGATTTCCCGTCTCGTGGCTGAGGCCCTGGATGGGGCGCGGGAGCAGTGGGCAAGCGGTCGGGAGGATGGCATGCCAGCGGGCTTGCACGTCGCGATCATCATGGACGGGAGCGGGCGCTGGGCGGTGGCGCGCGGGCGCCCGCGGGCCTCAGGCCATCGGGCGGGCGAGAAGGCGGTGCGCCGCGTGGTCGAGGCCGCGCCCGGCTTGGGCATCGGCACGCTGACCCTCTATGCTTTTTCTTCCGATAACTGGCAGCGTCCCCAGGGCGAGGTGGCCGCGCTCATGCAGCTCTTCGAGCGTTTTCTCGAGGCGCAAGCCGACACGTGCGCGAAGCACGGCATACGAATCAGCGTCATCGGCCGGCGCGACCGGCTGCCGGCGCCGTTGCGCGCGGCCGTGAAAGTCGCCGAGGCTCGAACCGCCCGAGGCCGCGCGCTGCATCTACGCCTTGCGGTGGATTATTCCGCCCGCGATGCCA
This genomic interval carries:
- a CDS encoding transcriptional regulator, whose amino-acid sequence is MAKQSGLALERQSKMGGATREPRLNRGEMRAVRGLGGTRGPRELDRLIHERTRLGIVSALAVNECLAFNDLKRLLETTDGNLSVHARKLEEAQYIACQKSFRGRVPRTEYRLTAGGRRALERYLDHMEALIRTAREG
- the uppS gene encoding polyprenyl diphosphate synthase — its product is MISRLVAEALDGAREQWASGREDGMPAGLHVAIIMDGSGRWAVARGRPRASGHRAGEKAVRRVVEAAPGLGIGTLTLYAFSSDNWQRPQGEVAALMQLFERFLEAQADTCAKHGIRISVIGRRDRLPAPLRAAVKVAEARTARGRALHLRLAVDYSARDAIFRAARRLNGRTKVSQETFSRLLAAAIHDGAPSPDVDLLIRTGGEQRLS